A section of the Drosophila subobscura isolate 14011-0131.10 chromosome A, UCBerk_Dsub_1.0, whole genome shotgun sequence genome encodes:
- the LOC117895203 gene encoding collagen alpha-1(I) chain isoform X4: protein MATNRSTRLLVLLVLTALVANHQARAAAAILKCAGKSAVCVGPLTYQLCVDDLTTGNVIPCQTSTRCVTDGIEICEPIKIDAEAPTAAVAKMVTITDSPAAVSESALLVDGTGTGNSNATTNTISTEGLGSSTSAGPTTTPAETTTAPAETTNILETTTEISWSEVSLDPESTTSVINENTTNTNAPGQSEPNATEGSTAAPGEVSPNNPAGSTSAPGTPEDPSAPAGSTNAPGTPADPNVPAGSTAAPGSPEDPNAPAGSTATPGTPADPNAPAGSTADPGNPADPNAPAGSTNAPDTPADPNVPAGSTADPGNPADPNAPAGSTNAPGTPADPNVPADSTAAPGVPNAPAGSTASPGTPSDPNAPAGSTAAPGNPADPNAPAGSTNAPDTPADPNVPAGSTAAPGSPEDPNAPAGSTSTPGTPADPNAPAGSTADPGNPADPNAPAGSTNAPGTPADPNVPAGSTAAPGSPEDPNAPAGSTATPGTPADPNAPAGSTADPGNPADPNAPAGSTATPGTPADPNTPAGSTAAPGSPEDPNAPAGSTSTPGTPADPNAPAGSTADPGNPADPNAPAGSTNAPGTPADPNVPAGSTAAPGSPEDPNAPADPNAPAGSTADPGNPADPNAPAGSTNAPGTPADPNVPAGSTAAPGSPEDPNAPADPNAPAGSTADPGNPADPNAPAGSTNAPGTPADPNVPAGSTAAPGSPEDPNAPAGSTATPGTPADPNAPAGSTADPGNPADPNAPAGSTNAPGTPADPNVPADSTAAPGVPNAPAGSTASSGTPSDPNAPAGSTAAPGSPEDPNAPAGSTADPGNPADPNAPAGSTNAPGTPAAPNVPAGSTAAPGSPEDPNAPADPNAPAGSTAAPGIPENSNSGSTAAPGTPADPNAPAVSTAAPGIPENPNAGSTAAPGNPSHPNSPAGSTAAPGTPADPNIPAGSTAAPGTPADPNIPDGSTRAPGIPADPNVPAGSTAAPGTPADPNAPAVSTAAPGIPENPNAGSTAAPGNPSHPNSPAGSTAAPGTPAGSTPASGTPADPNATAGSTAAPGTPADPNAPAESWRQRPHHFFLPGQTRPTLRPVQHLPIWPSGPHYAKNPGVDSAEGPRNGFKPIPSHRPLQFWPDWQKWMNGWRTTREPVSITKAPASNQEQEKPQPEKPSNNGPKALESVEQAASVRPSGAGVSSENASVEQSPKGSGERTKDNPKSVEEQSKEQEQKKASSTEKDSSLEEKKEAEKDKSKDSKEEKDSESNKSNDDEKNEEDKQSSKEKKKYLKNIIKKLKNEEDCDEDDVFPDVRDCKKYFRCEVKRSGKHKLVHLRCNKKERFDWLDQTCLPKDEARCLEK, encoded by the exons atggcaaCGAACCGATCGACCAGACTTCTAGTCTTGCTTGTG CTCACGGCCCTAGTGGCCAACCACCAGGCAAGGGCAGCCGCCGCCATTCTTAAGTGCGCCGGCAAGTCAGCTGTCTGCGTGGGACCTCTTACCTATCAGCTCTGCGTGGACGATTTGACGACGGGTAATGTGATTCCCTGCCAGACGAGCACGCGATGCGTCACCGATGGCATCGAGATATGCGAGCCCATCAAGATAGACGCAGAGGCACCCACGGCGGCTGTGGCCAAGATGGTGACAATTACCGACAGTCCAGCTGCCGTCAGCGAATCTGCCCTGCTTGTCGACGGCACCGGAACCGGCAATTCCAACGCCACCACTAATACAATCTCCACTGAGGGTCTCGGATCATCAACGTCCGCTGGGCCGACCACAACTCCAGCTGAGACAACCACTGCTCCCGCTgagacaacaaatattttggaaACAACCACAGAAATTTCATGGTCTGAGGTGTCCCTAGACCCGGAGTCCACGACTTCAGTTATTAACGAGAACACTACCAACACCAATGCACCTGGACAAAGCGAGCCCAACGCAACAGAAGGATCAACCGCTGCTCCTGGAGAAGTAAGTCCCAACAACCCGGCAGGTTCGACATCCGCTCCTGGTACTCCCGAAGATCCAAGCGCTCCAGCAGGCTCGACTAACGCTCCTGGTACCCCTGCTGATCCAAATGTTCCAGCTGGTTCCACTGCCGCTCCTGGTAGTCCTGAAGATCCGAACGCTCCAGCAGGCTCGACTGCCACTCCTGGCACCCCTGCTGACCCCAACGCTCCAGCTGGTTCCACTGCCGATCCTGGTAATCCTGCTGATCCAAACGCTCCAGCAGGCTCAACTAACGCTCCTGATACCCCTGCTGATCCAAATGTTCCAGCTG GTTCCACTGCCGATCCTGGTAATCCTGCTGATCCAAACGCTCCAGCAGGCTCGACTAATGCTCCTGGTACCCCAGCTGATCCAAATGTTCCAGCTGATTCCACTGCCGCTCCTGGTGTTCCAAATGCTCCAGCTGGTTCGACTGCCTCTCCTGGTACCCCTTCTGATCCAAATGCTCCAGCTGGTTCCACTGCCGCTCCTGGAAATCCTGCTGATCCAAACGCTCCAGCAGGCTCGACTAACGCTCCTGATACCCCTGCTGATCCAAATGTTCCAGCTGGTTCCACTGCCGCTCCTGGTAGTCCTGAAGATCCGAACGCTCCAGCAGGCTCGACTTCCACTCCTGGCACCCCTGCTGACCCCAACGCTCCAGCTGGTTCCACTGCCGATCCTGGTAATCCTGCTGATCCAAACGCTCCAGCAGGCTCGACTAACGCTCCTGGTACCCCTGCTGATCCAAATGTTCCAGCTGGTTCCACTGCCGCTCCTGGTAGTCCTGAAGATCCGAACGCTCCAGCAGGCTCGACTGCCACTCCTGGCACCCCTGCTGACCCCAACGCTCCAGCTGGTTCCACTGCCGATCCTGGTAATCCTGCTGATCCAAACGCTCCAGCAGGCTCGACTGCCACGCCTGGCACCCCTGCTGACCCCAACACTCCAGCTGGTTCCACTGCCGCTCCTGGTAGTCCTGAAGATCCGAACGCTCCAGCAGGCTCGACTTCCACTCCTGGCACCCCTGCTGACCCCAACGCTCCAGCTGGTTCCACTGCCGATCCTGGTAATCCTGCTGATCCAAACGCTCCAGCAGGCTCGACTAACGCTCCTGGTACCCCTGCTGATCCAAATGTTCCAGCTGGTTCCACTGCCGCTCCTGGTAGTCCTGAAGATCCGAACGCTCCA GCTGACCCCAACGCTCCAGCTGGTTCCACTGCCGATCCTGGTAATCCTGCTGATCCAAACGCTCCAGCAGGCTCGACTAACGCTCCTGGTACCCCTGCTGATCCAAATGTTCCAGCTGGTTCCACTGCCGCTCCTGGTAGTCCTGAAGATCCGAACGCTCCA GCTGACCCCAACGCTCCAGCTGGTTCCACTGCCGATCCTGGTAATCCTGCTGATCCAAACGCTCCAGCAGGCTCGACTAACGCTCCTGGTACCCCTGCTGATCCAAATGTTCCAGCTGGTTCCACTGCCGCTCCTGGTAGTCCTGAAGATCCGAACGCTCCAGCAGGCTCGACTGCCACTCCTGGCACCCCTGCTGACCCCAACGCTCCAGCTGGTTCCACTGCCGATCCTGGTAATCCTGCTGATCCAAACGCTCCAGCAGGCTCGACTAACGCTCCTGGTACCCCAGCTGATCCAAATGTTCCAGCTGATTCCACTGCCGCTCCTGGTGTTCCAAATGCTCCAGCTGGTTCGACTGCCTCTTCTGGTACCCCTTCTGATCCAAATGCTCCAGCTGGTTCCACTGCCGCTCCTGGTAGTCCTGAAGAT CCCAACGCTCCAGCTGGTTCCACTGCCGATCCTGGTAATCCTGCTGATCCAAACGCTCCAGCAGGCTCGACTAACGCTCCTGGTACCCCTGCTGCTCCAAATGTTCCAGCTGGTTCCACTGCCGCTCCTGGTAGTCCTGAAGATCCGAACGCTCCA GCTGACCCCAACGCTCCAGCTGGTTCCACTGCCGCTCCTGGTATTCCTGAAAATTCAAACTCTGGTTCGACTGCCGCTCCTGGCACGCCTGCTGATCCCAACGCTCCAGCTGTttcgactgctgctcctggtaTTCCTGAAAATCCAAACGCTGGTTCGACTGCCGCACCTGGTAATCCTTCTCATCCCAACTCTCCAGCTGGTTCCACTGCCGCTCCTGGCACCCCAGCTGATCCCAACATTCCAGCTGGTTCCACTGCCGCTCCTGGCACCCCTGCTGATCCCAACATTCCAGATGGTTCGACTCGCGCTCCTGGTATTCCTGCTGATCCAAATGTTCCAGCTGGTTCCACAGCCGCTCCTGGTACCCCTGCTGATCCCAACGCTCCAGCTGTttcgactgctgctcctggtaTTCCTGAAAATCCAAACGCTGGTTCGACTGCCGCACCTGGTAATCCTTCTCATCCCAACTCTCCAGCTGGTTCCACTGCCGCTCCTGGCACCCCAGCTGGTTCGACTCCAGCTTCTGGTACTCCTGCTGATCCAAATGCTACAGCTGGTTCCACTGCGGCTCCAGGTACTCCGGCTGATCCCAACGCTCCAGCTGAGTCATGGCGTCAGCGCCCGCATCATTTCTTTCTTCCAGGCCAGACTCGACCAACTCTTCGTCCAGTTCAGCATTTACCGATCTGGCCAAGTGGACCACATTATGCAAAAAATCCTGGTGTTGATTCAGCTGAAGGACCCCGAAATGGCTTCaagcccatcccatcccatcggCCGCTTCAATTCTGGCCAGACTGGCAGAAGTGGATGAATGGCTGGCGCACAACTCGGGAGCCCGTTAGCATTACTAAGGCGCCCGCTTCCAATCAGGAGCAAGAGAAACCCCAGCCAGAGAAGCCCAGCAACAATGGCCCCAAAGCTCTCGAGAGTGTAGAGCAGGCTGCCTCTGTACGCCCATCAGGTGCAGGTGTATCCAGCGAGAACGCCTCTGTCGAGCAGAGCCCCAAGGGTTCTGGCGAGAGAACAAAGGACAATCCCAAATCTGTCGAAGAACAGTCCaaggagcaggaacagaagAAGGCCAGCTCCACTGAGAAAGACAGCTCCCTCGAAGAAAAGAAGGAAGCGGAAAAGGACAAGTCAAAAGATTCCAAAGAGGAAAAGGACAGCGAATCGAATAAGTCCAATGATGACGAAAAGAATGAAGAGGACAAGCAGAGctcaaaggaaaagaaaaagtacTTGAAAAACATCATCAAGAAGTTGAAGAATGAGGAAGACTGCGACGAGGATGACGTCTTCCCTGATGTTCGTGACTGCAAGAAGTACTTCCGATGTGAGGTAAAACGGTCGGGGAAGCACAAGTTGGTGCATCTGCGTTGCAACAAAAAGGAGAGGTTCGATTGGCTCGACCAAACCTGCCTTCCCAAGGATGAAGCTCGTTGTCTAGAGAAGTAA
- the LOC117895203 gene encoding collagen alpha-1(I) chain isoform X7, with amino-acid sequence MATNRSTRLLVLLVLTALVANHQARAAAAILKCAGKSAVCVGPLTYQLCVDDLTTGNVIPCQTSTRCVTDGIEICEPIKIDAEAPTAAVAKMVTITDSPAAVSESALLVDGTGTGNSNATTNTISTEGLGSSTSAGPTTTPAETTTAPAETTNILETTTEISWSEVSLDPESTTSVINENTTNTNAPGQSEPNATEGSTAAPGEVSPNNPAGSTSAPGTPEDPSAPAGSTNAPGTPADPNVPAGSTAAPGSPEDPNAPAGSTATPGTPADPNAPAGSTAAPGSPEDPNAPADPNAPAGSTADPGNPADPNAPAGSTNAPGTPADPNVPADSTAAPGVPNAPAGSTASPGTPSDPNAPAGSTAAPGNPADPNAPAGSTNAPDTPADPNVPAGSTAAPGSPEDPNAPAGSTSTPGTPADPNAPAGSTADPGNPADPNAPAGSTNAPGTPADPNVPAGSTAAPGSPEDPNAPAGSTATPGTPADPNAPAGSTADPGNPADPNAPAGSTATPGTPADPNTPAGSTAAPGSPEDPNAPAGSTSTPGTPADPNAPAGSTADPGNPADPNAPAGSTNAPGTPADPNVPAGSTAAPGSPEDPNAPADPNAPAGSTADPGNPADPNAPAGSTNAPGTPADPNVPAGSTAAPGSPEDPNAPADPNAPAGSTADPGNPADPNAPAGSTNAPGTPADPNVPAGSTAAPGSPEDPNAPAGSTATPGTPADPNAPAGSTADPGNPADPNAPAGSTNAPGTPADPNVPADSTAAPGVPNAPAGSTASSGTPSDPNAPAGSTAAPGSPEDPNAPADPNAPAGSTADPGNPADPNAPAGSTNAPGTPAAPNVPAGSTAAPGSPEDPNAPADPNAPAGSTAAPGIPENSNSGSTAAPGTPADPNAPAVSTAAPGIPENPNAGSTAAPGNPSHPNSPAGSTAAPGTPADPNIPAGSTAAPGTPADPNIPDGSTRAPGIPADPNVPAGSTAAPGTPADPNAPAVSTAAPGIPENPNAGSTAAPGNPSHPNSPAGSTAAPGTPAGSTPASGTPADPNATAGSTAAPGTPADPNAPAESWRQRPHHFFLPGQTRPTLRPVQHLPIWPSGPHYAKNPGVDSAEGPRNGFKPIPSHRPLQFWPDWQKWMNGWRTTREPVSITKAPASNQEQEKPQPEKPSNNGPKALESVEQAASVRPSGAGVSSENASVEQSPKGSGERTKDNPKSVEEQSKEQEQKKASSTEKDSSLEEKKEAEKDKSKDSKEEKDSESNKSNDDEKNEEDKQSSKEKKKYLKNIIKKLKNEEDCDEDDVFPDVRDCKKYFRCEVKRSGKHKLVHLRCNKKERFDWLDQTCLPKDEARCLEK; translated from the exons atggcaaCGAACCGATCGACCAGACTTCTAGTCTTGCTTGTG CTCACGGCCCTAGTGGCCAACCACCAGGCAAGGGCAGCCGCCGCCATTCTTAAGTGCGCCGGCAAGTCAGCTGTCTGCGTGGGACCTCTTACCTATCAGCTCTGCGTGGACGATTTGACGACGGGTAATGTGATTCCCTGCCAGACGAGCACGCGATGCGTCACCGATGGCATCGAGATATGCGAGCCCATCAAGATAGACGCAGAGGCACCCACGGCGGCTGTGGCCAAGATGGTGACAATTACCGACAGTCCAGCTGCCGTCAGCGAATCTGCCCTGCTTGTCGACGGCACCGGAACCGGCAATTCCAACGCCACCACTAATACAATCTCCACTGAGGGTCTCGGATCATCAACGTCCGCTGGGCCGACCACAACTCCAGCTGAGACAACCACTGCTCCCGCTgagacaacaaatattttggaaACAACCACAGAAATTTCATGGTCTGAGGTGTCCCTAGACCCGGAGTCCACGACTTCAGTTATTAACGAGAACACTACCAACACCAATGCACCTGGACAAAGCGAGCCCAACGCAACAGAAGGATCAACCGCTGCTCCTGGAGAAGTAAGTCCCAACAACCCGGCAGGTTCGACATCCGCTCCTGGTACTCCCGAAGATCCAAGCGCTCCAGCAGGCTCGACTAACGCTCCTGGTACCCCTGCTGATCCAAATGTTCCAGCTGGTTCCACTGCCGCTCCTGGTAGTCCTGAAGATCCGAACGCTCCAGCAGGCTCGACTGCCACTCCTGGCACCCCTGCTGACCCCAACGCTCCAGCTG GTTCCACTGCCGCTCCTGGTAGTCCTGAAGATCCGAACGCTCCA GCTGACCCCAACGCTCCAGCTGGTTCCACTGCCGATCCTGGTAATCCTGCTGATCCAAACGCTCCAGCAGGCTCGACTAATGCTCCTGGTACCCCAGCTGATCCAAATGTTCCAGCTGATTCCACTGCCGCTCCTGGTGTTCCAAATGCTCCAGCTGGTTCGACTGCCTCTCCTGGTACCCCTTCTGATCCAAATGCTCCAGCTGGTTCCACTGCCGCTCCTGGAAATCCTGCTGATCCAAACGCTCCAGCAGGCTCGACTAACGCTCCTGATACCCCTGCTGATCCAAATGTTCCAGCTGGTTCCACTGCCGCTCCTGGTAGTCCTGAAGATCCGAACGCTCCAGCAGGCTCGACTTCCACTCCTGGCACCCCTGCTGACCCCAACGCTCCAGCTGGTTCCACTGCCGATCCTGGTAATCCTGCTGATCCAAACGCTCCAGCAGGCTCGACTAACGCTCCTGGTACCCCTGCTGATCCAAATGTTCCAGCTGGTTCCACTGCCGCTCCTGGTAGTCCTGAAGATCCGAACGCTCCAGCAGGCTCGACTGCCACTCCTGGCACCCCTGCTGACCCCAACGCTCCAGCTGGTTCCACTGCCGATCCTGGTAATCCTGCTGATCCAAACGCTCCAGCAGGCTCGACTGCCACGCCTGGCACCCCTGCTGACCCCAACACTCCAGCTGGTTCCACTGCCGCTCCTGGTAGTCCTGAAGATCCGAACGCTCCAGCAGGCTCGACTTCCACTCCTGGCACCCCTGCTGACCCCAACGCTCCAGCTGGTTCCACTGCCGATCCTGGTAATCCTGCTGATCCAAACGCTCCAGCAGGCTCGACTAACGCTCCTGGTACCCCTGCTGATCCAAATGTTCCAGCTGGTTCCACTGCCGCTCCTGGTAGTCCTGAAGATCCGAACGCTCCA GCTGACCCCAACGCTCCAGCTGGTTCCACTGCCGATCCTGGTAATCCTGCTGATCCAAACGCTCCAGCAGGCTCGACTAACGCTCCTGGTACCCCTGCTGATCCAAATGTTCCAGCTGGTTCCACTGCCGCTCCTGGTAGTCCTGAAGATCCGAACGCTCCA GCTGACCCCAACGCTCCAGCTGGTTCCACTGCCGATCCTGGTAATCCTGCTGATCCAAACGCTCCAGCAGGCTCGACTAACGCTCCTGGTACCCCTGCTGATCCAAATGTTCCAGCTGGTTCCACTGCCGCTCCTGGTAGTCCTGAAGATCCGAACGCTCCAGCAGGCTCGACTGCCACTCCTGGCACCCCTGCTGACCCCAACGCTCCAGCTGGTTCCACTGCCGATCCTGGTAATCCTGCTGATCCAAACGCTCCAGCAGGCTCGACTAACGCTCCTGGTACCCCAGCTGATCCAAATGTTCCAGCTGATTCCACTGCCGCTCCTGGTGTTCCAAATGCTCCAGCTGGTTCGACTGCCTCTTCTGGTACCCCTTCTGATCCAAATGCTCCAGCTGGTTCCACTGCCGCTCCTGGTAGTCCTGAAGATCCGAACGCTCCA GCTGACCCCAACGCTCCAGCTGGTTCCACTGCCGATCCTGGTAATCCTGCTGATCCAAACGCTCCAGCAGGCTCGACTAACGCTCCTGGTACCCCTGCTGCTCCAAATGTTCCAGCTGGTTCCACTGCCGCTCCTGGTAGTCCTGAAGATCCGAACGCTCCA GCTGACCCCAACGCTCCAGCTGGTTCCACTGCCGCTCCTGGTATTCCTGAAAATTCAAACTCTGGTTCGACTGCCGCTCCTGGCACGCCTGCTGATCCCAACGCTCCAGCTGTttcgactgctgctcctggtaTTCCTGAAAATCCAAACGCTGGTTCGACTGCCGCACCTGGTAATCCTTCTCATCCCAACTCTCCAGCTGGTTCCACTGCCGCTCCTGGCACCCCAGCTGATCCCAACATTCCAGCTGGTTCCACTGCCGCTCCTGGCACCCCTGCTGATCCCAACATTCCAGATGGTTCGACTCGCGCTCCTGGTATTCCTGCTGATCCAAATGTTCCAGCTGGTTCCACAGCCGCTCCTGGTACCCCTGCTGATCCCAACGCTCCAGCTGTttcgactgctgctcctggtaTTCCTGAAAATCCAAACGCTGGTTCGACTGCCGCACCTGGTAATCCTTCTCATCCCAACTCTCCAGCTGGTTCCACTGCCGCTCCTGGCACCCCAGCTGGTTCGACTCCAGCTTCTGGTACTCCTGCTGATCCAAATGCTACAGCTGGTTCCACTGCGGCTCCAGGTACTCCGGCTGATCCCAACGCTCCAGCTGAGTCATGGCGTCAGCGCCCGCATCATTTCTTTCTTCCAGGCCAGACTCGACCAACTCTTCGTCCAGTTCAGCATTTACCGATCTGGCCAAGTGGACCACATTATGCAAAAAATCCTGGTGTTGATTCAGCTGAAGGACCCCGAAATGGCTTCaagcccatcccatcccatcggCCGCTTCAATTCTGGCCAGACTGGCAGAAGTGGATGAATGGCTGGCGCACAACTCGGGAGCCCGTTAGCATTACTAAGGCGCCCGCTTCCAATCAGGAGCAAGAGAAACCCCAGCCAGAGAAGCCCAGCAACAATGGCCCCAAAGCTCTCGAGAGTGTAGAGCAGGCTGCCTCTGTACGCCCATCAGGTGCAGGTGTATCCAGCGAGAACGCCTCTGTCGAGCAGAGCCCCAAGGGTTCTGGCGAGAGAACAAAGGACAATCCCAAATCTGTCGAAGAACAGTCCaaggagcaggaacagaagAAGGCCAGCTCCACTGAGAAAGACAGCTCCCTCGAAGAAAAGAAGGAAGCGGAAAAGGACAAGTCAAAAGATTCCAAAGAGGAAAAGGACAGCGAATCGAATAAGTCCAATGATGACGAAAAGAATGAAGAGGACAAGCAGAGctcaaaggaaaagaaaaagtacTTGAAAAACATCATCAAGAAGTTGAAGAATGAGGAAGACTGCGACGAGGATGACGTCTTCCCTGATGTTCGTGACTGCAAGAAGTACTTCCGATGTGAGGTAAAACGGTCGGGGAAGCACAAGTTGGTGCATCTGCGTTGCAACAAAAAGGAGAGGTTCGATTGGCTCGACCAAACCTGCCTTCCCAAGGATGAAGCTCGTTGTCTAGAGAAGTAA